Proteins encoded by one window of Actinocorallia herbida:
- a CDS encoding AbfB domain-containing protein translates to MGTSFQSFNFPDRFIRHANFQGELTPIASELDRHDATFAIVRGLADPDLISIQSRNFPIHYLRHQGFRIRLHEGPVGALGVPPPETDEMKLMRKDATFEMVPGLADPASASFRSFNFPDRFLRHRDFHLFLDPVNDELSRKDATFKVVDGFIPDDPIH, encoded by the coding sequence ATGGGAACATCCTTTCAGTCCTTCAACTTTCCGGACAGGTTCATTCGGCACGCAAATTTCCAAGGGGAACTGACACCCATCGCCAGCGAACTCGACCGCCATGACGCGACCTTCGCCATCGTGCGCGGTCTCGCCGACCCGGATCTCATCTCCATCCAATCCCGCAACTTCCCCATCCACTACCTGCGCCACCAGGGGTTCCGCATCAGACTCCACGAGGGCCCGGTGGGCGCCCTCGGCGTTCCCCCTCCGGAGACTGACGAGATGAAGCTCATGCGGAAGGACGCCACGTTCGAAATGGTGCCCGGACTGGCCGATCCAGCCAGCGCGTCGTTCCGCTCATTCAATTTTCCCGACCGGTTCCTCCGGCACAGGGATTTCCACCTCTTCCTCGATCCCGTCAACGACGAGCTGAGCCGCAAGGACGCGACCTTCAAAGTCGTCGATGGATTCATCCCGGATGACCCGATCCACTGA
- a CDS encoding SIS domain-containing protein, translated as MVFHVEAEIRSQPECWRRVGEVGAGGLPEPGERVAVVGCGTSWFVGQAYAALREAAGQGETDAFAGSEFPVGRRYDRVVALTRSGTTTEVLDVLARVEAPTVAVTADPETPIMGAADQVVVLDFADERSVVQTRFATTALALFRASLGEDLTAAIADAEEALAVEIPALDRTQFTFLGRGWTNGLAAEAALKMREASLSWTEAYPAAEFRHGPIAITDERSAVWSLGPGPDGLREQVEATGGRWVEHDRDPMADLVLVHRLAVALAEGRGLDPDAPRHLTRSVILR; from the coding sequence GTGGTGTTTCACGTTGAGGCGGAGATCAGGTCGCAGCCGGAGTGCTGGCGGCGGGTGGGCGAGGTCGGGGCCGGGGGGCTGCCGGAGCCGGGGGAGCGGGTCGCCGTGGTGGGGTGCGGGACCTCGTGGTTCGTCGGGCAGGCGTATGCCGCGCTGCGGGAGGCGGCGGGGCAGGGGGAGACGGACGCGTTCGCCGGGTCGGAGTTTCCGGTGGGGCGGCGGTACGACCGGGTCGTCGCGCTGACGCGGTCGGGGACCACGACCGAGGTCCTTGACGTGCTCGCGCGGGTGGAGGCGCCCACGGTCGCCGTCACCGCGGATCCGGAGACGCCGATCATGGGGGCGGCCGACCAGGTCGTCGTGCTGGACTTCGCCGATGAGCGGTCGGTGGTGCAGACGCGGTTCGCGACGACCGCGCTGGCGCTGTTCCGGGCGAGCCTGGGCGAGGATCTGACGGCCGCGATCGCGGACGCCGAGGAGGCGCTGGCCGTCGAGATCCCCGCGCTGGACCGGACCCAGTTCACGTTCCTCGGCCGGGGCTGGACGAACGGGCTGGCGGCCGAGGCGGCGCTGAAGATGCGCGAGGCGTCGCTGAGCTGGACCGAGGCGTACCCGGCGGCCGAGTTCCGGCATGGGCCGATCGCGATCACCGACGAGCGGTCGGCCGTGTGGTCGCTGGGCCCCGGGCCGGACGGCCTGCGGGAGCAGGTCGAGGCGACCGGCGGCCGGTGGGTCGAGCACGACCGCGATCCGATGGCCGACCTGGTGCTGGTGCACCGGCTCGCGGTCGCGCTGGCCGAGGGCCGCGGTCTCGACCCCGACGCGCCCCGGCATCTGACCCGCTCGGTGATCCTCAGGTGA
- a CDS encoding AAA family ATPase, with product MRVGISGTHGTGKTTLAEGLCERLPRHVMAEEPYYLLEEEGYDFGFPPSLEDYRALLECSVRSLASPEDGIVFDRTPVDYLAYMAAIGADPVNGVGGEALRTALMSLDLLVITVITPETERTLPPPEMPALRSRMNEALLDLISADPFDVWADLPILELDGPLGTRPATVLAALEQLR from the coding sequence ATGAGAGTCGGGATTTCTGGGACGCATGGAACCGGGAAGACGACGTTGGCCGAGGGGCTCTGCGAGCGGCTGCCCCGTCATGTGATGGCGGAGGAGCCCTACTACCTGCTCGAGGAAGAAGGGTACGACTTCGGGTTTCCGCCCTCGCTGGAGGACTACCGGGCGCTGCTGGAGTGCTCGGTGCGGAGCCTGGCTTCACCGGAGGACGGGATCGTGTTCGACCGGACACCGGTGGACTACCTGGCCTATATGGCGGCGATCGGCGCGGATCCCGTGAACGGAGTCGGCGGCGAAGCGCTCCGCACGGCTCTCATGAGCCTTGATCTGCTCGTCATCACGGTGATCACCCCCGAAACGGAACGGACCCTGCCGCCGCCGGAGATGCCCGCGCTCCGCTCCCGGATGAACGAGGCGCTGCTGGACCTGATCAGCGCCGACCCGTTCGACGTCTGGGCGGACCTGCCCATCCTGGAACTCGACGGCCCCCTCGGCACACGGCCGGCGACGGTACTCGCCGCGCTGGAACAGCTCCGGTGA
- a CDS encoding GntR family transcriptional regulator codes for MTRADGAGPPGVADMSLPEQIYQRLREQIISGELRPGQRLIERELSEALQVSRVPLRTALPQLETDGFIDLLPRRGAVVTQLTLRDVAEVFDVWEALEVLATRLAAQRMAANPADEGLRALAESIDTAREAARAGDRAAAERATSAFHGLVLDLAGHRLLERVMRSLSGRREWLTRMTGKQTEEEFEEHDRLFRAIAQGQVEVAGALALAHVARIREQAMTELAGVLPPDAD; via the coding sequence GTGACCAGGGCAGACGGAGCCGGACCGCCGGGGGTGGCGGACATGTCGCTCCCCGAGCAGATCTACCAGCGGTTGCGCGAGCAGATCATCTCCGGGGAGCTGCGGCCGGGTCAGCGCCTGATCGAGCGCGAGCTGTCCGAGGCGCTCCAGGTGTCGCGGGTGCCGCTGCGCACGGCGCTGCCCCAGCTCGAGACCGACGGTTTCATCGACCTCCTGCCGCGCCGGGGCGCGGTCGTGACCCAGCTGACCCTCCGGGACGTGGCGGAGGTGTTCGACGTGTGGGAGGCGCTGGAGGTCCTCGCCACGCGCCTGGCCGCCCAGAGGATGGCCGCGAACCCCGCCGACGAGGGGCTGCGCGCGCTCGCCGAGAGCATCGACACGGCACGTGAGGCGGCGCGGGCGGGCGACCGGGCCGCCGCGGAGCGGGCGACGAGCGCGTTCCACGGGCTGGTGCTGGATCTGGCGGGACACCGGCTGCTGGAGCGGGTGATGCGGTCGCTGAGCGGACGCCGCGAGTGGCTGACGCGGATGACCGGCAAGCAGACCGAAGAGGAGTTCGAGGAGCACGACCGGCTCTTCCGGGCGATCGCGCAGGGCCAGGTGGAGGTCGCGGGGGCGCTGGCGCTGGCGCACGTGGCCCGGATCAGGGAGCAGGCGATGACCGAGCTGGCCGGGGTGCTGCCGCCGGACGCGGACTGA
- a CDS encoding VOC family protein, translating to MEQRYPLGSPCWVELSAEDIDEAARFYRGLFGWEVSRLESGYPVFTLEGEAVAGIWPEPVSGGSASWTVYFAVEDIRSLNSLVEDAGGKVVLEPVPLEDHGVLGGYIDRERVHFMGWEPHGRYGAEVSGRDCTWGWTELVTRDVEGAKDFYPRVFGWGRVGEGDQTLWTVEGRPVASMAPIPPDVPGEGLSAWIVQFAVPDLMEWARRAEDLGAHRIVEFDDPVHGPAVALTGTQNAIFVLIPTSSLETRRRTPSPGAPKVLSRSGRIIRPPA from the coding sequence ATGGAGCAGCGGTATCCGCTCGGGTCTCCGTGCTGGGTGGAGTTGAGCGCGGAGGACATCGATGAGGCTGCGCGATTTTACCGGGGGCTTTTCGGGTGGGAGGTCTCCCGGCTGGAGTCGGGCTACCCGGTCTTCACACTGGAGGGCGAGGCCGTGGCGGGGATCTGGCCTGAGCCGGTGTCCGGCGGGTCGGCGTCCTGGACGGTGTACTTCGCGGTCGAGGACATCCGGTCGCTGAACTCGCTCGTCGAGGACGCCGGGGGCAAGGTCGTGCTGGAGCCCGTTCCGTTGGAGGACCACGGCGTTCTCGGCGGCTACATCGATCGTGAGCGGGTCCACTTCATGGGCTGGGAGCCGCACGGCCGGTACGGGGCGGAGGTCTCCGGGCGGGACTGCACCTGGGGGTGGACCGAACTGGTCACCCGCGATGTCGAAGGCGCGAAGGACTTCTACCCCCGGGTCTTCGGCTGGGGCAGGGTGGGTGAAGGCGACCAGACCCTCTGGACCGTCGAGGGCCGGCCGGTCGCGAGCATGGCGCCCATTCCCCCGGACGTCCCCGGTGAGGGCTTGTCCGCCTGGATCGTCCAGTTCGCGGTCCCCGACTTGATGGAATGGGCACGCCGCGCCGAAGACCTGGGCGCCCACCGCATCGTCGAATTCGACGACCCCGTCCATGGTCCCGCCGTCGCGCTCACCGGTACCCAGAACGCGATCTTCGTGCTCATTCCCACCTCGAGCCTGGAGACCCGACGAAGGACTCCGTCCCCCGGCGCCCCGAAGGTCCTCAGCCGGAGCGGACGCATCATCCGCCCGCCTGCCTGA
- a CDS encoding M24 family metallopeptidase: MSTWFPTLSLAERDRRWAALRALMADHGLDALVVFGGQRDPLDQYVAGEAGGTVVLTPQDDPVHLLGRFPLQRFDEPGRDRQRWIADFRVGAKLPDVLAERGVTRGAVGVVGLSSRQVGIYAGSIPHSVWQGVLTALPDVTWVDVSAEFEIITVVKSPEERDMIRKSAQLGEDACAAYIAACKPGALESLPVAGAVGAILAGGGSPFRGPYILERSGPSRFAWGQPEWMTMGGAPRTLRRGDTIASEIFAFYGGFETQQQIDVSIGEPAKEFRRLEEIVLESHHAGLGALRAGMSFADLCDIMHEPLTRAKVWNTGPLVQTVSPVIFNGKTHEGTEHDPGLAHLPSLPPVVARDGDFTLVPGVAFAFEANALYEGKRVCLGGTVLLTEDGYEELNTLPNRLVVVDA, translated from the coding sequence ATGAGCACCTGGTTCCCCACCCTGTCCCTGGCCGAGCGCGACCGCCGCTGGGCGGCGCTGCGCGCGCTCATGGCCGACCACGGCCTCGACGCCCTCGTCGTCTTCGGCGGGCAGCGCGACCCGCTCGACCAGTACGTCGCGGGGGAGGCCGGCGGCACCGTCGTCCTCACCCCGCAGGACGACCCGGTCCACCTGCTCGGCAGGTTCCCGCTCCAGCGGTTCGACGAGCCCGGCCGGGACCGGCAGCGGTGGATCGCCGACTTCCGCGTCGGCGCGAAACTGCCCGACGTCCTGGCCGAACGCGGTGTCACCCGCGGCGCCGTCGGCGTCGTCGGGCTGAGCAGCCGCCAGGTCGGCATCTACGCCGGCAGCATCCCCCACTCGGTCTGGCAGGGCGTGCTCACCGCGCTGCCCGACGTCACCTGGGTCGACGTGTCGGCGGAGTTCGAGATCATCACGGTGGTCAAGAGCCCCGAGGAACGGGACATGATCCGCAAGTCCGCGCAACTCGGCGAGGACGCCTGCGCCGCCTACATCGCCGCGTGCAAGCCCGGAGCCCTGGAGAGCCTGCCCGTCGCGGGTGCCGTGGGCGCGATCCTCGCCGGGGGCGGCAGCCCCTTCCGCGGCCCGTACATCCTGGAGCGCAGCGGGCCGAGCCGGTTCGCCTGGGGCCAGCCGGAATGGATGACGATGGGCGGCGCGCCGCGCACGCTCCGGCGCGGTGACACCATCGCCTCGGAGATCTTCGCCTTCTACGGCGGATTCGAGACCCAGCAGCAGATCGACGTCAGCATCGGCGAACCCGCCAAGGAGTTCCGGCGGCTGGAGGAGATCGTCCTGGAGTCCCACCACGCCGGGCTCGGCGCGCTGCGCGCCGGCATGAGCTTCGCCGACCTGTGCGACATCATGCACGAGCCGCTCACCCGCGCGAAGGTCTGGAACACCGGGCCGCTCGTCCAGACCGTCTCCCCCGTCATCTTCAACGGCAAGACCCACGAGGGCACCGAACACGACCCGGGTCTCGCGCACCTGCCGTCCCTGCCCCCGGTCGTGGCCCGCGACGGCGACTTCACACTCGTGCCCGGCGTCGCGTTCGCGTTCGAGGCCAACGCCCTGTACGAGGGCAAGCGCGTCTGCCTGGGCGGCACCGTCCTGCTCACCGAGGACGGCTACGAGGAGCTCAACACCCTCCCGAACAGGCTCGTCGTCGTCGACGCCTGA
- a CDS encoding alpha-glucosidase/alpha-galactosidase, with product MIRVAFVGAGSVVFTRQLIHDLLSFPELDGLHLALHDIDPERLAVAESLARLTAERLGARPVVTAHPDRRAALEGADFVVNLVAVGGHAATLTDLDVPRAHGLRQTIGDTLGVGGVFRALRTFPLLDGLAADVRAVCPRAWLLNYTNPMAMNLQYLAAVAPDVRAVGLCHSVYWTVRGLCDLVGVPHEEVDFVSAGVNHQAWILRWEREGRSLYPLLDAAIEADPQLARRVRVDMYRRLGFYPTETSEHSAEYVPWYLRHAGEIERLRIPVRDYARISAENLAEYERVRDRLAAGEDPGPGEQEGAVEYAPQIVHSLVTGTPRVLQVTTANTGLIADLPDGAAVEVPATADRTGVRPHHVGALPPQLAALNRSFLGVVDLVVQAAVKGDRDHVRHALLCDPATAAALTVEEITALCDAMLGAHRDLLPEALR from the coding sequence ATGATCCGCGTCGCCTTCGTCGGCGCCGGGTCGGTGGTGTTCACCCGGCAGCTGATCCACGACCTGCTGTCCTTCCCCGAACTCGACGGCCTCCACCTGGCCCTGCACGACATCGATCCCGAGCGCCTCGCCGTCGCCGAGTCCCTGGCCCGGCTGACCGCCGAGCGGCTCGGCGCGCGCCCGGTCGTCACCGCGCACCCGGACCGAAGGGCCGCGCTGGAGGGCGCCGACTTCGTCGTGAACCTGGTCGCGGTCGGCGGGCACGCGGCCACCCTGACCGACCTCGACGTCCCGCGGGCCCACGGTCTGCGCCAGACCATCGGCGACACCCTCGGCGTCGGCGGCGTCTTTCGCGCGCTGCGCACGTTCCCGCTGCTGGACGGCCTGGCCGCCGACGTCAGGGCGGTCTGCCCGCGCGCGTGGCTGCTGAACTACACCAACCCGATGGCCATGAACCTCCAGTACCTGGCCGCGGTCGCGCCGGACGTGCGGGCCGTCGGCCTGTGCCACTCGGTGTACTGGACGGTGCGGGGCCTGTGCGACCTCGTCGGCGTGCCGCACGAGGAGGTGGACTTCGTGTCGGCGGGCGTCAACCACCAGGCCTGGATCCTGCGCTGGGAACGGGAAGGCCGCTCGCTCTACCCCCTGCTGGACGCCGCGATCGAGGCCGATCCGCAGCTCGCCCGAAGGGTCAGGGTGGACATGTACCGGCGGTTGGGCTTCTATCCGACGGAGACGTCCGAGCACTCCGCCGAGTACGTCCCCTGGTACCTGCGTCATGCCGGAGAGATCGAGAGGTTGCGCATTCCGGTGCGCGATTATGCGCGGATCTCGGCGGAGAACCTCGCCGAGTACGAGCGCGTGCGCGATCGGCTGGCGGCGGGGGAGGACCCGGGCCCGGGGGAGCAGGAGGGCGCGGTGGAGTACGCGCCGCAGATCGTGCACTCGCTCGTCACGGGCACCCCCCGCGTCCTCCAGGTGACCACCGCCAACACCGGCCTGATCGCCGATCTGCCCGACGGCGCGGCCGTGGAGGTGCCCGCGACCGCCGACCGCACGGGCGTCCGCCCGCACCACGTGGGCGCGCTGCCGCCGCAGCTCGCCGCGCTCAACCGGAGCTTCCTCGGCGTGGTGGACCTGGTGGTCCAGGCCGCCGTGAAGGGCGATCGCGACCACGTCCGGCACGCGCTCCTGTGCGATCCGGCCACGGCGGCCGCGCTCACCGTCGAGGAGATCACCGCCCTGTGCGACGCGATGCTGGGCGCCCACCGCGACCTGCTGCCGGAGGCCCTGCGATGA
- a CDS encoding class II fructose-bisphosphate aldolase, with product MIAAFNAIQLEHAEAIVQGAEAAGSPVVLQLSENAVRYHGALAPLGRALLTLADAARVEVTVHLDHATDEALVREAVALGFGSVMFDASALPHAENVARTAAIVRECHASGVRVEAELGEVGGKDGVHAPGVRTDPVEAAEYVAATGVDALAVAVGSSHAMLTRDAELDFALIAKLHTAVPVPLVLHGSSGVPDADLAEAVRRGMHKINIATQLNKVFTAAVRARLAAAPDLVDTRKYLGAGRDAVAAEVTRLIHVLEAR from the coding sequence ATGATCGCGGCGTTCAACGCCATCCAACTGGAGCACGCCGAGGCGATCGTCCAGGGCGCGGAGGCCGCGGGCAGCCCTGTGGTGCTCCAGCTCAGCGAGAACGCGGTGCGCTACCACGGCGCGCTCGCCCCGCTCGGCCGCGCCCTGCTGACGCTCGCCGACGCCGCCCGCGTCGAGGTGACCGTCCATCTCGACCACGCGACGGACGAGGCGCTCGTCCGCGAGGCGGTCGCGCTCGGGTTCGGCTCGGTGATGTTCGACGCCTCCGCGCTGCCGCACGCCGAGAACGTCGCCCGCACCGCCGCGATCGTGCGCGAATGCCACGCTTCGGGCGTCCGGGTGGAGGCCGAACTCGGCGAGGTGGGCGGCAAGGACGGCGTGCACGCGCCCGGTGTCCGCACCGATCCCGTGGAGGCCGCCGAATACGTCGCGGCCACGGGCGTGGACGCGCTGGCCGTGGCCGTGGGCTCCTCCCACGCGATGCTCACCCGCGACGCCGAACTCGACTTCGCCCTCATCGCGAAGCTGCACACGGCGGTCCCGGTGCCGCTGGTCCTGCACGGCTCCTCGGGCGTGCCCGACGCGGACCTCGCGGAGGCCGTCCGCCGCGGCATGCACAAGATCAACATCGCCACGCAGCTCAACAAGGTGTTCACCGCGGCCGTCCGGGCGCGGCTCGCGGCGGCCCCTGACCTGGTGGACACCCGCAAGTACCTCGGCGCGGGCCGGGACGCCGTCGCCGCCGAGGTCACCCGCCTCATCCACGTCCTGGAGGCCCGATGA
- a CDS encoding DUF488 domain-containing protein, giving the protein MVEIGMRRVYEDLSGVRGTRVLVDRLWPRGVAKAEAPWDEWLKDVAPSNELRRWYGHAPEREEEFGRRYLAELDCPARGGAVARLRELTRSGPVVLLTSTKEIEHSHLPVLAGFLSRNP; this is encoded by the coding sequence ATGGTGGAGATCGGGATGCGCCGGGTCTACGAGGATCTGAGCGGGGTGCGGGGTACTCGGGTGCTGGTGGACCGGCTCTGGCCGCGGGGGGTCGCCAAGGCGGAGGCGCCTTGGGACGAGTGGTTGAAGGACGTCGCGCCTTCCAACGAGCTGCGGCGGTGGTACGGCCACGCGCCTGAGCGCGAAGAGGAGTTCGGACGGCGCTACCTGGCGGAGCTGGACTGCCCGGCCCGGGGCGGCGCGGTGGCTCGGCTGCGTGAGCTCACGCGGTCCGGACCGGTGGTGCTGCTGACCTCGACGAAGGAGATCGAGCACAGCCACCTGCCCGTCTTGGCCGGCTTCCTCAGCCGAAACCCCTGA
- a CDS encoding DeoR/GlpR family DNA-binding transcription regulator has product MRQERLAFILDRLAAHGSVTVTGLCTELGASPASIRRDLQTLEDQQLLKRTHGGAVGAGVTYELPVRYRAGRHDEEKARIAAAAVALVTDEVHTIGLNGGTTTTELARRLAALGRPLTVVTNALNIAGDLAVRPSIELVVTGGRVRPESYELVGPIADRALSGISLDVAFLGVDGVDAIVGITTHDEVEAQTDHHLIAAARRVVVLADGSKIKVRAFSRIAETAELHILVTDATADPAELDRLRAAGVQVHVA; this is encoded by the coding sequence ATGCGTCAAGAACGGCTCGCTTTCATCCTCGATCGGCTCGCCGCGCACGGCTCGGTGACCGTCACCGGCCTGTGCACGGAGCTGGGGGCGTCCCCCGCGTCGATCCGGCGCGACCTCCAGACCCTGGAGGACCAGCAGCTGCTCAAGCGCACGCACGGCGGCGCCGTGGGCGCGGGCGTCACCTATGAGCTGCCGGTCCGCTACCGTGCGGGCCGCCACGACGAGGAGAAGGCCAGGATCGCCGCCGCCGCGGTCGCGCTGGTCACCGACGAGGTGCACACCATCGGGCTGAACGGCGGCACCACCACCACCGAGCTGGCCCGCCGCCTCGCCGCGCTCGGCAGGCCGCTCACGGTCGTCACCAACGCCCTGAACATCGCCGGCGACCTCGCCGTGCGGCCGTCGATCGAGCTCGTGGTGACGGGCGGCCGAGTACGCCCGGAGTCCTACGAGCTCGTCGGCCCGATCGCCGACCGCGCCCTGTCGGGCATCAGCCTGGACGTCGCGTTCCTCGGCGTGGACGGCGTCGACGCCATCGTCGGCATCACCACTCACGACGAGGTCGAGGCCCAGACCGACCACCACCTGATCGCCGCCGCCCGCCGCGTCGTCGTCCTCGCCGACGGCTCCAAGATCAAGGTCCGCGCGTTCTCCCGCATCGCCGAGACCGCCGAACTCCACATCCTGGTCACCGACGCGACCGCCGACCCCGCCGAACTGGACCGCCTCCGTGCCGCCGGCGTCCAGGTCCACGTCGCCTGA
- a CDS encoding carbohydrate kinase family protein codes for MRDLVVVGDTNPDVLLFGAPETPPFGQAETLVSDGVLALGGSAAIVAHGAARLGLDTALVSMVGRDAAGDFVLDVLRAAGVDVSGVVRHPELPTALTVCLNRPDGDRAILTAPGCLPHFTAAELPEARHAHAASYFLQPVLDVVGLFRRFPGSTSLDTNHDPSGRWELAEGLPDVVDVLLPNEAEAASLPRFPGTTVVKRGARGALALPSGTSVPSPPVTPVDTVGAGDSFDAGFLAGWLDTGDLEYAMRLGCACGALSTRAPGGTAAQPTRAEVDSLIRA; via the coding sequence ATGAGGGATCTCGTGGTGGTCGGCGACACCAATCCCGACGTTCTGCTGTTCGGCGCGCCCGAGACACCCCCCTTCGGGCAGGCCGAGACGCTCGTGTCCGACGGCGTCCTCGCGCTCGGCGGCTCGGCGGCGATCGTCGCGCACGGCGCGGCCCGGCTGGGCCTGGACACCGCGCTGGTCTCGATGGTCGGCCGCGACGCCGCGGGCGACTTCGTCCTCGACGTCCTGCGCGCGGCGGGGGTGGACGTCTCCGGCGTGGTCCGGCATCCCGAGCTGCCGACCGCGCTCACCGTCTGCCTGAACCGGCCGGACGGCGACCGGGCCATCCTCACCGCGCCCGGCTGCCTGCCGCACTTCACCGCGGCGGAACTCCCCGAGGCGCGCCACGCGCACGCCGCGTCGTACTTCCTCCAGCCCGTGCTGGACGTCGTGGGCCTGTTCCGCCGCTTCCCCGGCAGCACCTCCCTGGACACCAACCACGACCCCTCCGGCCGCTGGGAGCTCGCCGAGGGCCTGCCCGACGTCGTCGACGTCCTCCTGCCGAACGAGGCGGAAGCGGCGTCGCTGCCGCGCTTCCCCGGCACGACCGTGGTGAAGCGCGGCGCCCGGGGCGCGCTCGCCCTGCCCTCCGGAACCTCGGTGCCGTCGCCCCCGGTCACCCCGGTCGACACCGTGGGCGCGGGCGACAGCTTCGACGCCGGCTTCCTCGCCGGCTGGCTGGACACGGGCGACCTGGAGTACGCGATGCGCCTCGGCTGCGCCTGCGGCGCCCTGTCCACCCGGGCGCCGGGCGGGACCGCCGCGCAGCCGACGCGAGCGGAGGTGGATTCCCTGATACGCGCATGA
- a CDS encoding 1-phosphofructokinase family hexose kinase, translating to MILTVTLNAALDVTYPVDRLVPGAVHRVGPPRRRAGGKGVNVARVLAALGEEVLATGFAGGATGAAFLADLPVPSAFVQIGGETRCTLTVLDAEATLFNEPGPLVTEPEWQAFLTRFRTLRADVVVLSGSLPPGLPDDAYARLIEAADAPVILDADGPALLHGLPARPALVKPNAQELRATGRTPAQLRALGAQAVAVSDGPRGLAVHLADGGWRATPPETHGNPTGAGDAAVAAFARGLRRGTPWPELVADAVALSAAAVAAPVAGDFDADRYTAAEIRPTPLPKEHE from the coding sequence GTGATCCTGACCGTCACGCTGAACGCCGCGCTCGACGTCACCTATCCCGTCGACCGGCTGGTGCCCGGGGCCGTGCACCGGGTCGGGCCTCCCCGGAGGCGCGCGGGCGGCAAGGGCGTCAACGTCGCGCGCGTCCTGGCCGCGCTGGGCGAGGAGGTGCTGGCCACCGGCTTCGCGGGCGGCGCGACGGGCGCGGCGTTCCTGGCCGATCTGCCCGTGCCGTCCGCGTTCGTGCAGATCGGCGGCGAGACCCGGTGCACGCTGACCGTCCTCGACGCCGAAGCCACCCTCTTCAACGAGCCGGGCCCCCTCGTCACCGAGCCCGAGTGGCAGGCGTTCCTCACGCGCTTCCGCACGCTGCGCGCCGACGTCGTCGTCCTGTCCGGCTCGCTTCCGCCCGGCCTGCCCGACGACGCCTACGCCCGCCTCATCGAGGCCGCCGACGCCCCCGTCATCCTGGACGCCGACGGCCCCGCCCTGCTGCACGGCCTCCCGGCCCGGCCCGCCCTGGTCAAGCCGAACGCGCAGGAGCTGCGCGCCACCGGCCGCACCCCCGCCCAGCTCCGCGCGCTCGGCGCCCAGGCGGTGGCCGTGTCCGACGGGCCGCGCGGCCTGGCGGTCCATCTCGCCGACGGCGGCTGGCGCGCGACCCCGCCCGAGACGCACGGCAACCCGACCGGCGCGGGCGACGCCGCCGTCGCCGCGTTCGCCCGCGGCCTGCGCCGCGGCACCCCCTGGCCCGAGCTCGTCGCCGACGCCGTGGCGCTGTCGGCCGCCGCGGTGGCCGCGCCCGTCGCGGGCGACTTCGACGCCGACCGGTACACGGCCGCCGAGATCCGGCCGACCCCCCTCCCGAAGGAGCACGAATGA
- the lexA gene encoding transcriptional repressor LexA, with product MLRAVSYDDLDGFEDLNAAALPARQQRILVVIRDWVTRHGYAPSTRQIGDAVGLRSSSSVSKHLVSLEEKGFLRRGTAVARPIDVRAFLPGARAAGPGDDAVAVPVVGDIAAGVPITADEHVEDALRLPRGLTGRGTVFALRVRGDSMIDAAICDGDMVVVRQQQEAHSGQIVAAMIDGEATVKVYRRRDGHVLLEPRNPAYDPIDGDNASILGIVVSVLRTV from the coding sequence ATGCTTCGGGCGGTGAGCTACGACGATCTTGACGGGTTCGAGGACCTGAACGCGGCAGCCCTGCCGGCGCGGCAGCAGCGGATCCTGGTCGTGATCCGGGACTGGGTGACCCGGCACGGTTACGCGCCGAGCACCCGGCAGATCGGCGACGCGGTGGGGCTGCGGTCCTCGTCGTCGGTGTCGAAGCATCTCGTGAGCCTGGAGGAGAAGGGCTTCCTGCGGCGCGGCACGGCCGTGGCGCGCCCGATCGACGTGCGGGCGTTCCTGCCCGGGGCCCGCGCCGCGGGGCCGGGGGACGACGCGGTGGCCGTGCCGGTGGTCGGCGACATCGCGGCGGGCGTCCCCATCACGGCCGACGAGCACGTCGAGGACGCCCTGCGGCTGCCCCGCGGACTCACCGGCCGCGGCACGGTGTTCGCCCTGCGCGTGCGCGGCGACTCGATGATCGACGCGGCCATCTGCGACGGCGACATGGTCGTCGTCCGCCAGCAGCAGGAGGCCCACTCGGGCCAGATCGTCGCCGCCATGATCGACGGCGAGGCCACCGTCAAGGTCTACCGCCGCCGCGACGGCCATGTCCTCCTCGAACCCCGCAACCCAGCCTACGACCCGATCGACGGCGACAACGCCTCCATCCTCGGCATCGTCGTCTCCGTCCTCCGCACGGTCTGA